Proteins encoded within one genomic window of Pygocentrus nattereri isolate fPygNat1 chromosome 7, fPygNat1.pri, whole genome shotgun sequence:
- the LOC108434030 gene encoding vomeronasal type-2 receptor 1-like, protein MKRMDFRELRFARAMEFTIHEINNRSDLLPGITLGYQIHDSCSEAPMAVKVAFQFANGMEPFYNDTDSCSKSAAAAVPALVGESASTTSISMARILGLFGIPQVSHYSTCACLSDKRQYPAFLRTVPSDQHQAAALARMVKYFGWTWIGAVRSDTDYGNYGMASFLKAAQEEGICVEYSESYYRTQPRSKLERVANVIRRSTARVIVAFVNSGDMRFLLEELARQPPPPMQWIGSETWVTHPEFLKFNMCAGAIGFGIPRSVIPGLREFLLDLSPAQALKSPLLTEFWESSFSCSLKGSSEGARECDGSEDIRALQNPYTDTSQLRITNMVYKATYAIAHAIHAVICNDTQCDKSAKFTPWQILNQLKRVNFTAKNGFQVSFDSSGEPVAVYELINWQFKKDGRLDFVTVGHYDSSRPRGQEFSMSRAISWMQEQNEVQYNSLHSSRSDNIENLCRSIELSEYRGQVPRSVCSESCPPGTRKAVQKGKPVCCYDCIPCAEGEISNKTDSLDCLHCPPEFWPNAHQDSCLPKPVEFLSWDDTLSIILTVFSISGAFIAVCVAAVFYKHKTSPIVSHYATCACLSDKRQYPAFFRTIPSDHHQAAALARMVKYFGWTWIGAVRSDTDYGNYGMASFLKAAQEEGICVEYSESYYRTQPRSKLERVANVIRRSTARVIVAFLNSGDMRFLLEELARQPPPPLQWIGSEAWITHPEFLKYNMCAGAIGFGIPRSVIPGLREFLLDLSPAQALKSPLLTEFWESSFSCSLKGSSEGARECDGSEDIRALQNPYTDTSQLRITNLVYKATYAIAHAIHGVICNDTQCDKSAKFTPWQILDQLKRVNFTTKNGFQVSFDSSGDPVAVYELINWQFKKDGRLDFVTVGHYDSSRPRGQEFSMSRAISWMGGQTEVPRSVCSESCPPGMRKAVQKGKPVCCYDCIPCAEGEISNNTDCLNCVRCLPEFWPNTPQDSCLPKPVEFLSWDDTLSIILTVFSITGAFIAVCVAVVIYKHRASPIVRASNSELSFLLLFSLTLCFLCSLTFIGRPSEWSCMLRHTAFGITFVLCISCVLGKTIVVLMAFRATLPGSNAMKWFGPPQQRLSVLTFTLIQVLICVLWLTKSPPLPFKNLEQYKERIILECGLGSAIGFWAVLGYIGFLALLCFILAFLARKLPDNFNEAKFITFSMLIFCAVWITFIPAYVSSPGKFTVAVEIFAILASSFGLIICIFAPKCFIIVFRPQQNTKKHIMGKVPSKAL, encoded by the exons AATGGATTTCAGGGAGCTGCGCTTCGCTCGTGCCATGGAGTTCACCATCCACGAGATCAACAACAGATCGGATCTCCTGCCGGGAATCACGTTAGGATACCAGATACACGACTCGTGCTCTGAAGCGCCGATGGCTGTTAAAGTTGCATTCCAGTTTGCAAACGGCATGGAACCATTTTACAATGATACTGATTCCTGTTCAAaatctgcagctgctgctgttcctgCTCTAGTAGGAGAATCTGCTTCTACCACTTCAATTAGCATGGCTAGAATTCTGGGCCTTTTTGGAATTCCACAG GTGAGTCACTACTCAACCTGTGCATGTCTGAGCGATAAGCGtcagtatcctgccttcctcagGACCGTGCCTAGTGACCAACACCAAGCGGCCGCACTGGCAAGAATGGTGAAGTATTTCGGCTGGACATGGATTGGGGCAGTGCGCAGCGACACAGACTATGGAAATTATGGAATGGCGTCGTTTCTAAAGGCTGCGCAGGAGGAGGGAATCTGTGTGGAGTACTCCGAGTCCTACTACAGAACACAACCGCGCAGTAAACTGGAGAGAGTGGCGAACGTCATCCGGAGATCAACAGCCCGGGTAATAGTAGCGTTTGTTAACTcaggagatatgaggtttctgTTGGAGGAGCTGGCGAGACAGCCGCCGCCTCCCATGCAGTGGATCGGCAGCGAAACGTGGGTCACTCACCCAGAATTTCTTAAATTTAACATGTGCGCTGGGGCGATAGGATTTGGGATCCCCCGCTCGGTGATTCCAGGTCTTCGTGAGTTTCTTCTGGATCTCTCTCCAGCACAAGCACTGAAATCTCCTCTGCTGacggagttttgggagagctcGTTCAGCTGTAGCCTAAAAGGCTCCTCAGAGGGCGCGCGGGAATGTGACGGCAGCGAGGACATCCGCGCGCTGCAGAACCCGTATACAGACACGTCGCAGCTGCGCATCACTAACATGGTGTATAAAGCTACGTATGCCATAGCGCATGCCATCCACGCTGTTATCTGTAATGACACGCAGTGCGACAAGAGCGCTAAATTCACACCATGGCAG ATACTGAACCAGCTCAAGAGAGTGAACTTCACTGCAAAGAATGGTTTTCAGGTCTCCTTTGATTCCAGTGGAGAACCTGTGGCCGTCTACGAGCTCATAAActggcagtttaagaaagatggTAGGTTGGATTTTGTGACTGTGGGTCACTACGACTCATCCAGACCAAGAGGCCAGGAGTTCAGTATGAGCAGAGCTATCAGCTGGATGCAAGAACAGAATGAGGTACAGTATAACTCCCTGCACTCTTCAAGGTCCGATAACATAGAAAACCTTTGCAGGAGTATAGAACTTTCAGAATACAGGGGCCAG GTTCCAAGgtctgtgtgcagtgagagctgtcCTCCAGGAACCaggaaggctgtgcagaaaggaaagccagtCTGTTGCTATGACTGTATACCATGtgcagaaggagagatcagcaACAAGACAG ACTCTTTAGACTGTTTGCACTGCCCTCCCGAGTTCTGGCCCAATGCCCATCAAGACAGCTGCCTCCCCAAGCCTGTGGAGTTCCTGTCCTGGGACGACACTCTGAGCATCATCCTGACCGTGTTCTCCATCAGTGGAGCCTTCATAGCTGTATGTGTGGCTGCTGTTTTCTACAAACACAAAACTTCTCCAATT GTGAGTCACTACGCAACCTGCGCATGTCTGAGCGATAAGCGTCAGTATCCTGCCTTCTTCAGGACTATACCAAGTGACCACCACCAAGCGGCCGCACTGGCAAGAATGGTGAAGTATTTCGGCTGGACATGGATTGGGGCAGTGCGCAGCGACACAGACTATGGAAATTATGGAATGGCGTCGTTTCTAAAGGCTGCGCAGGAGGAGGGAATCTGTGTGGAGTACTCCGAGTCCTACTACAGAACACAACCGCGCAGTAAACTGGAGAGAGTGGCGAACGTCATCCGGAGATCAACAGCCCGGGTAATAGTAGCGTTTCTTAACTcaggagatatgaggtttctgTTGGAGGAGCTGGCGAGACAGCCGCCGCCTCCACTTCAGTGGATCGGCAGCGAGGCGTGGATCACTCACCCAGAATTTCTTAAATATAACATGTGCGCTGGGGCGATAGGATTTGGGATCCCCCGCTCGGTGATTCCAGGTCTCCGTGAGTTTCTTCTGGATCTCTCTCCAGCACAAGCACTGAAATCTCCTCTGCTaacggagttttgggagagctcGTTCAGCTGTAGCCTAAAAGGCTCCTCAGAGGGCGCGCGGGAATGTGATGGCAGTGAGGATATCCGCGCGCTGCAGAACCCGTATACAGACACGTCGCAGCTGCGCATCACTAACCTGGTGTATAAAGCTACGTATGCCATAGCGCATGCCATCCACGGTGTTATCTGTAATGACACGCAGTGCGACAAGAGCGCTAAATTCACACCATGGCAG ATACTCGACCAGCTCAAGAGAGTGAACTTCACCACAAAGAATGGTTTCCAGGTCTCATTTGATTCCAGTGGAGATCCTGTGGCCGTCTACGAGCTCATAAActggcagtttaagaaagatggTAGGTTGGATTTTGTGACTGTGGGTCACTACGACTCATCCAGACCAAGGGGCCAGGAGTTCAGTATGAGCAGAGCTATCAGCTGGATGGGGGGACAAACTGAG GTTCCAAgatctgtgtgcagtgagagctgtcCTCCAGGCATGAGAAAGGctgtgcagaaaggaaagccagtCTGCTGCTATGACTGTATACCATGTGCTGAAGGAGAGATCAGCAACAACACAG ACTGTCTGAACTGTGTGCGCTGCCTTCCTGAGTTCTGGCCCAATACCCCGCAAGACAGCTGCCTCCCCAAGCCTGTGGAGTTCCTGTCCTGGGATGACACTCTGAGCATCATCCTGACAGTGTTCTCCATCACTGGGGCCTTCATAGCTGTATGTGTGGCTGTTGTCATCTACAAACACAGAGCTTCTCCCATCGTTCGAGCCAGcaactcagagctgagcttcctgctgctcttctcactgaCACTGTGTTTCCTCTGCTCTCTTACTTTCATTGGTCGGCCCTCTGAGTGGTCCTGCATGCTGCGCCACACAGCGTTTGGGATCACCttcgtcctctgcatctcctgtgttctggggaaaacaatagtggtgttaatggccttcagagctacacttccaggcagtaatgctatgaaatggtttgggcctccacagcagagactcagtgttCTCACCTTCACTCTCATTCAGGTCCTTATTTGTGTTCTTTGGTTGACAAaatctcctcctctccccttcAAAAATCTAGAACAATACAAGGAAAGGATAATCCTGGAATGTGGATTAGGTTCAGCTATAGGAttctgggctgtgctgggttatataggatttctggctcttttgtgttttattttggcttttctagcaaggaagctgcctgataactttaatgaagccaagttcatcacattcagcatgctcatattctgtgcagtATGGATCACCTTTATcccagcttatgtcagctctcctggaaagttcactgtagctgtagaGATATTTGCTATTTTAGCATCAAGCTTTGGCTTAATCATTTGTATTTTTGCTCCCAAGTGTTTCATAATTGTTTTTAGGCCACAGCAGAATACCAAGAAACACATCATGGGCAAGGTACCCTCCAAGGCTCTTTGA